The Impatiens glandulifera chromosome 8, dImpGla2.1, whole genome shotgun sequence genome includes a window with the following:
- the LOC124911298 gene encoding uncharacterized protein LOC124911298 isoform X2: protein MVTTRGSSDQRKWQEAFHKLLQLLKTQQTQIESFVNERKILEDRMNLQHNRWQSEVNLLMDQLSQEKKKSTVQEMSRHVDSTKAELLQMMKQKEAFIYKTKLDRTVDDLSDFRSMYDNYLRSQQSSNKDNMSNHPEVLALVSERDFVWNQFKKMDSKFVTQLKNKNSEIEDANSKIKKLESMNKDKDDLILKLQTDLAKFDSMKKKQKMKKGEDVSTSRPRTRSSYSKVSQISNTGGNSLKRSRKSMENSVCRNRNTTEQL, encoded by the exons ATGGTAACTACAAGAGGTTCTTCCGATCAGCGAAAATGGCAAGAAGCATTTCACAAGTTATTACAACTACTCAAGACCCAACAAACCCAAATCGAGTCTTTCGTCAACGAAAGAAAGATTCTCGAAGATCGGATGAATCTTCAACACAACCGCTGGCAATCCGAAGTGAACTTATTAATGGATCAGTTATCCCAG GAGAAGAAAAAGTCGACTGTGCAAGAGATGTCACGTCATGTTGACTCTACCAAAGCAGAATTACTCCAAATGATGAAGCAAAAAGAAGCCTTTATCTACAAAACCAAGTtag ATAGAACGGTCGACGATTTGTCTGATTTTAGATCAATGTATGATAACTATCTGAGATCTCAGCAATCATCTAAT AAAGACAACATGAGCAACCACCCTGAGGTTTTGGCTCTTGTATCTGAAAGAGATTTTGTTTGGAATCAGTTTAAGAAGATGGATAGCAAATTCGTTACGCAGTTGAAGAATAAAAATAGTGAAATTGAGGATGCCAACTCGAAGATAAAGAAACTCGAATCAATGAATAAGGATAAGGATGACTTGATCTTGAAATTGCAGACTGATTTAGCTAAATTTGATTCCATGAAGAAGAAgcagaagatgaagaaaggtGAAGATGTTTCTACAAGCAGGCCAAGAACACGTTCTTCTTATTCAAAAGTTTCTCAAATTTCTAATACG GGAGGAAATAGTTTAAAGAGGAGTCGAAAGTCAATGGAGAATTCAG TTTGTAGGAATAGAAATACAACTGAACAACTCTAA
- the LOC124911298 gene encoding uncharacterized protein LOC124911298 isoform X1 — protein sequence MVTTRGSSDQRKWQEAFHKLLQLLKTQQTQIESFVNERKILEDRMNLQHNRWQSEVNLLMDQLSQEKKKSTVQEMSRHVDSTKAELLQMMKQKEAFIYKTKLDRTVDDLSDFRSMYDNYLRSQQSSNKDNMSNHPEVLALVSERDFVWNQFKKMDSKFVTQLKNKNSEIEDANSKIKKLESMNKDKDDLILKLQTDLAKFDSMKKKQKMKKGEDVSTSRPRTRSSYSKVSQISNTGGNSLKRSRKSMENSGNSGLFKSTFKIPKLKLLSPDAI from the exons ATGGTAACTACAAGAGGTTCTTCCGATCAGCGAAAATGGCAAGAAGCATTTCACAAGTTATTACAACTACTCAAGACCCAACAAACCCAAATCGAGTCTTTCGTCAACGAAAGAAAGATTCTCGAAGATCGGATGAATCTTCAACACAACCGCTGGCAATCCGAAGTGAACTTATTAATGGATCAGTTATCCCAG GAGAAGAAAAAGTCGACTGTGCAAGAGATGTCACGTCATGTTGACTCTACCAAAGCAGAATTACTCCAAATGATGAAGCAAAAAGAAGCCTTTATCTACAAAACCAAGTtag ATAGAACGGTCGACGATTTGTCTGATTTTAGATCAATGTATGATAACTATCTGAGATCTCAGCAATCATCTAAT AAAGACAACATGAGCAACCACCCTGAGGTTTTGGCTCTTGTATCTGAAAGAGATTTTGTTTGGAATCAGTTTAAGAAGATGGATAGCAAATTCGTTACGCAGTTGAAGAATAAAAATAGTGAAATTGAGGATGCCAACTCGAAGATAAAGAAACTCGAATCAATGAATAAGGATAAGGATGACTTGATCTTGAAATTGCAGACTGATTTAGCTAAATTTGATTCCATGAAGAAGAAgcagaagatgaagaaaggtGAAGATGTTTCTACAAGCAGGCCAAGAACACGTTCTTCTTATTCAAAAGTTTCTCAAATTTCTAATACG GGAGGAAATAGTTTAAAGAGGAGTCGAAAGTCAATGGAGAATTCAG GTAATTCAGGACTGTTCAAATCCACCTTCAAAATCCCCAAACTGAAGTTGTTGTCTCCTGATGCAATTTGA
- the LOC124911297 gene encoding probable alkaline/neutral invertase F, whose translation MSQNGHTKQQDEEEPNSIFEIGDSDLMSRLTSDRQRPLSMERKRSFDERSFNDLSLSPPRQLYRNSENSSSRVFEHLDSFSTGRRSGFSTPRSMHFEPHPLVFEAWDALRRSLVHFRGQPVGTLAAVDHSVEELNYDQVFVRDFVPSAMAFLMNGEPEIVKNFLLKTLRLQSWEKRVDQFKLGEGVMPASFKVLHDPVRNTETIMADFGESAIGRVAPVDSGFWWIILLRAYTKSTGDTSLADSPEIQRGMRLILTLCLSEGFDTFPTLLCADGCSMIDRRMGIYGYPIEIQALFFMALRCALQLLKQDHGGKEMIDLIVKRLHALSFHMRSYFWLDIKQLNDIYRYKTEEYSHTAVNKFNVMPDSLPDWVFDFMPTRGGYFIGNVSPARMDFRWFCLGNCVAILSSLATPDQASAIMDLIEARWDELIGEMPLKITYPAMEGHEWRIVTGYDPKNTAWSYHNGGTWPVLLWLLTAACIKTGRPQIARRAIELAETRLLKDQWPEYYDGKMGRFIGKQARKYQTWSVAGYLVAKLMLEDPSHVGMIALEEDKQMKPQIKRSASWVCC comes from the exons ATGTCTCAAAATGGTCATACGAAACAGCAAGATGAAGAGGAACCAAATTCGATCTTTGAAATAGGTGATTCGGATCTTATGTCGAGATTAACATCGGACAGGCAACGGCCATTAAGCATGGAGAGAAAAAGGTCATTTGATGAGAGGTCGTTTAATGATCTATCATTGTCTCCGCCGCGACAACTTTATAGAAACTCTGAGAATTCATCTTCTCGGGTTTTTGAACATCTTGATAGTTTTTCAACTGGTCGGAGATCTGGTTTCAGCACACCTAGATCTATGCATTTTGAGCCACACCCTTTAGTGTTTGAAGCATGGGATGCCCTTAGACGTTCATTGGTTCATTTCCGGGGACAACCGGTTGGTACTCTTGCTGCTGTTGATCATTCTGTTGAAGAACTTAACTATGATCAG GTGTTTGTTAGGGATTTTGTTCCAAGTGCTATGGCTTTTTTAATGAATGGTGAACCTGAGATTGTGAAAAACTTTCTATTGAAAACACTTAGACTTCAATCATGGGAGAAAAGGGTTGATCAATTTAAGCTTGGGGAAGGTGTTATGCCTGCGAGTTTTAAGGTTCTTCATGATCCGGTTAGGAATACTGAAACTATAATGGCGGATTTTGGTGAAAGTGCTATTGGGAGAGTTGCTCCTGTTGATTCGGGTTTTTGGTGGATAATTCTTCTCAGGGCGTATACTAAGTCGACAGGGGATACATCTTTGGCTGATTCTCCTGAAATCCAAAGGGGGATGCGGTTAATACTTACTTTATGCTTGTCTGAAGGATTTGATACATTTCCTACTCTCCTTTGTGCAGATGGATGCTCTATGATTGATCGAAGAATG GGGATTTATGGATACCCAATTGAAATCCAAGCACTTTTCTTCATGGCATTAAGATGCGCATTACAGCTActaaaacaagatcatggtggAAAGGAAATGATCGATCTCATAGTTAAACGTCTTCATGCATTGAGTTTCCATATGAGAAGTTACTTCTGGTTAGATATAAAACAATTGAATGATATTTACCGTTACAAAACAGAGGAATACTCACACACAGCTGTAAACAAGTTTAACGTGATGCCAGACTCGTTACCCGATTGGGTTTTCGATTTCATGCCAACACGAGGTGGTTACTTCATAGGAAATGTAAGTCCTGCGAGAATGGACTTCAGATGGTTCTGTTTAGGAAACTGCGTGGCAATCCTTTCTTCTTTGGCAACTCCAGACCAGGCGTCTGCGATAATGGATCTGATTGAAGCTCGTTGGGATGAATTGATTGGGGAAATGCCTTTGAAGATTACTTATCCTGCTATGGAAGGACATGAATGGAGGATTGTAACTGGTTATGATCCGAAAAACACTGCTTGGAGTTACCATAATGGAGGAACATGGCCAG TGCTGCTTTGGCTGTTGACGGCCGCGTGTATCAAAACCGGAAGACCTCAGATCGCTAGAAGGGCGATTGAGCTGGCGGAGACGAGATTATTGAAAGATCAATGGCCGGAATATTATGATGGGAAGATGGggaggtttattggaaaacagGCGAGGAAATATCAGACATGGTCGGTTGCAGGTTATTTGGTGGCGAAGTTGATGCTTGAAGATCCTTCTCATGTTGGAATGATAGCTTTGGAAGAAGATAAACAGATGAAACCTCAAATCAAAAGATCTGCTTCATGGGTGTGTTGCTGA
- the LOC124912269 gene encoding uncharacterized protein LOC124912269 isoform X1, whose product MEGNKKKGYAWAIFAGANAAMAAICSKYFDSQFKFALVILFNVVMWGCYVSSLKALPSLQATVTNFAINFLCSGMAGFLLFDETVSLQWFAGATLIVVGVIIISKSSIEEKTHDD is encoded by the exons ATGGAAGGCAACAAGAAGAAAGGCTACGCCTGGGCTATATTCGCCGGCGCTAACGCCGCCATGGCCGCTATTTGCTCCAAATACTTCGATTCTCAG TTCAAATTTGCTTTGGTAATCTTGTTCAATGTCGTCATGTGGGGATGTTATGTTAGCAGCTTGAAAGCTCTCCCATCTCTGCAAGCTACAGTGACAAATTTTGCCATCAATTTCCTCTGTTCAGGCATGGCTGGATTCCTTCTTTTCGATGAAACTGTATCATTGCAG TGGTTTGCAGGTGCGACACTTATTGTTGTCGGTGTAATAATTATCAGCAAGTCAAGTATAGAGGAGAAAACTCACGACGATTAG
- the LOC124912269 gene encoding uncharacterized protein LOC124912269 isoform X2, with translation MEGNKKKGYAWAIFAGANAAMAAICSKYFDSQFKFALVILFNVVMWGCYVSSLKALPSLQATVTNFAINFLCSGMAGFLLFDETVSLQVRHLLLSV, from the exons ATGGAAGGCAACAAGAAGAAAGGCTACGCCTGGGCTATATTCGCCGGCGCTAACGCCGCCATGGCCGCTATTTGCTCCAAATACTTCGATTCTCAG TTCAAATTTGCTTTGGTAATCTTGTTCAATGTCGTCATGTGGGGATGTTATGTTAGCAGCTTGAAAGCTCTCCCATCTCTGCAAGCTACAGTGACAAATTTTGCCATCAATTTCCTCTGTTCAGGCATGGCTGGATTCCTTCTTTTCGATGAAACTGTATCATTGCAG GTGCGACACTTATTGTTGTCGGTGTAA